GTGACGAAGGTCGCCGACCAGAAGGGCGTGTCGTCCGCGGTCGGCGCGCTCACCCTGAACGTCACCAAGGTCGACGGCTCCTTCACCCAGGGCAAGGCCCAGAGCACCACCGGCAGCAGCGGCAACAGCGGCCAGGGCGGTCCCGGCGGCGGCAACAACAGCGGCTCCACCGCGGCGCCCCAGGTCCAGGGCGGCGGCGCCTCCTTCGACGTCAACTCCTACACCGTGGCCGGCGTCGACGTCACCGACCAGGACCTCGGCCCGCTGGCCAGCTCGAAGATCACCTCGGGGGTGACCTTCACCTCGGCGCAGACCAACGCCAAGGTCGCCGTCGTGGCCAAGTCGTACGCCAAGGAGAACAAGTACAAGGTCGGCTCGACCCTGAAGATCTCCGGCACCAAGTACAAGGTCATCGGCATCGCGACGCCCGACAGCAGCGAGTCCACCACGGACGTCTACCTCCCGCTGAAGCAGGCGCAGACCCTCGGCGACGCCAAGAACCAGGTCACCACGATCTACGTCAAGGCGACCGACTCCAAGCAGATCGACACCGTCAAGGCGACGATCCAGAAGAACATCTCCGGTACGACGGTGACGACCTCCGCCGACCTCGCCGAGACGGTCTCCGGCTCCCTCTCCACCGCCTCCAACCTGGCGACCAGCGTCGGCAAGTGGCTGTCGATCGCGGTGCTCGCCGCCGCGTTCCTGGTGGCCGCGCTGCTCACCTCCTCGGCGGTCTCCCGCCGCGTGCGTGAGTTCGGCACCCTGAAGGCGCTCGGCTGGCCGAGCCGCCGGGTGACCCGGCAGGTCGTCGGCGAGTCCATGGTCAACGGTCTGCTCGGCGGCGCCCTCGGCATCGCCCTGGGCCTGGCCGCCGCGTACGCGGTGACCGCGATCAGCCCGACCCTGACGGCGGAGCTCGGCAGCACCGGCGGCGGCATGGGCGGCGGCCCCGGCGGCGGCGGTCCCGGCCAGCAGTCCGCGTCCAACACGATGGAGATCGCCCTGTCGGCGCCCGTCTCCGTCACCACCATCGCCCTCGCGGTGGGCCTGGCGGTCGCCGGCGGTCTGATCGCCGGCGCGATGGGCGGCTGGCGCGCCTCCCGGATGCGCCCGGCGGACGCCCTGCGCAGCGTGTCCTGACCCGTGACCACATCCGCGTACGCGGTCGCCACATCTCATACGCATCCGTAGAACCCGGAGAACCCATGTACAACCTCAGAGGCGTCACCAAGCGCTACACGCGGGGCAAGGAGACGATCGAGGCGCTGCGCGGCGTCGACCTCACGATCGAGGACGGCGACCAGCTCGTCATCCAGGGCCCCACCGGCGGCGGCAAGTCGACGCTGCTGCAGATGATCGGCGGCCTGGACCGGCCGACCGAGGGCAGCGTCGAGCTGGACGGCATCGACCTCGCACGCATCAGCGAGGCCAAGCTGACCCGGGTGCGCGCCGAGAAGATCGGCATCATCTTCCAGTCGTTCAACCTCATCCCGACGCTGACCGCGCAGGAGAACGTCGAGACGGCCCTCGTCCCGCTCGGCGTGAAGCCGGCGGAGCGGCGCGAGCGGGCGGCGGAGGCGCTGAGCTCGGTCGGTCTCGGCGACCGCCTGCGCCACGCCCCGTCCGAGCTGTCCGGCGGCCAGCAGCAGCGCGTCGCGATCGCCCGCGCGCTGGTCAAGAAGCCGAAGGTGCTGCTCGCCGACGAGCCCACCGGCAACCTCGACGAGGGCACCCGCGACGACATCATGGGCCTGCTGGAGGGCCTGTGGCACGAGTACGGACTGACCTTCATCATGGTCACCCACGACTCGTCGATCGCCCGGCGGGCTCCGCGGCTGGCCACCATCAAGGCGGGCCAGATCACGCTGACCGAGCAGGCGGTCGCCCGCTCCTCCTGGTGAGACACGAGGGGCTGCCGTCCGAGGGGCCGTTCACCGCCTGCCGGTGGTGAACGGCCCCTCGGCGTTCCCGGTCGTACGGCCGTTACGCCTGGCCGGTCTCGAAGCGGGAGATCCGGCCGTCGTCCTCGACGACGAAGCTCCACCTGGTGCGCATCTCGCCCCAGGTGTCGTTGCAGTAGCGGGCGACCAGGGCGCGGCCGTCCCGGGACTCGTTGTCGACGTCCAGGTGGCCGTGGGAGGAGAAGATCTCCCGTTCGATCCACTCGTCGAGGTCGCGGTCGGAACCGTCGTCCGCCATGGTCGCGCCGGGCGCGAGAAGCGCGAGGAAGGCCTCCCGGTCACGGGCGTTGACGGCGGTGACGAAGGCGCGGACGGCCGGGTCGCTGAGCTTGGCGGTCTGAATCGTCATGCCAGCCAGACTCACACCGCTCCCCCGGGCCCGCCACCCGAACGGCGTCCAGGACGGGCCGGTCGGGTGGGAGAGGTGCGACGGTGGAGCAACGGAGGGGGCCATTGCCGTTCTCGTCTGCTCAGGGAGTCACCGTGACGTGTTACGACCGACGCGATCTGGGTCTGCTGCTGCTCCGGCTGGGCGCCGGCGGGGTGCTGGCCGCACACGGCGCGCAGAAACTGTTCGGCTGGTTCGGCGGGCACGGCCTGGAGGGGACCGGCCAGTTCATGGAGTCCGTCGGCTATGCGCCCGGCAAGGCGAGCGCGACGGCGGCGGGCCTCGCGGAGACCGGCGGCGGTGTGCTGCTGGCGCTGGGTCTGGCCACTCCCGCGGCGGGCGCGGCCGCGGCCGGCGCGATGGCGGGCGCGGCGGCGGTGCACGTGCCCAACGGCTTCTTCGCGATGAGCGGCGGCTACGAGCACGCGGCGTCCCTGGGCCTCACGGCCGCGGGGCTCGCGATCGCCGGCCCCGGCCGGCTCTCCCTGGACCACGCGCTCGGCCACCGGGTCGACCGGGGCTGGATGGTCCCGGCGGCCCTCGGGGTGACGGCGGCGGTCACGACGATCGTCGTGGGCCTGCGCAACCAGCGGCTGCGCAGACGGGAGGAGGGGGAGCAGCAGGCGCTGTTCGACGAGTAGCTCGTCCGCGGGGGCGGCCGCCTGTCGGGGGGACCTGGCAGGCTGCGGCCATGAACGCTCAGGACCAGCACCCGCAGCCCGCCCCCGACCACCTCTGGGACACCGTCGACGCCCTGTGGACCTGGCTCGACGAGAACCAGACGCACGGCGGCCGCGAAGGCCTGCTGCTGCGTGTGCTGAAGCTGTCGGAGGAGGTCGGCGAGGTCGCCCAGGCGGTGATCGGCGCGACCGGCCAGAACCCGCGCAAGGGCGCCAGCCACACCTGGGACGACGTCCAGGCCGAACTGTGCGACGTCGTCATCACGGCGCTGGTGGCGCTGCGCACGCTGTCGCCGGATGCGCAGGCGGTGTTCGCGGGGCATCTGGCGCGGGTGGCGGAGCGGTCGCTGGGGCCGGGCGGGGCGGCGAGGGCCGTCTGAAGACCGTCTGACGGAACGGAGCCCACGGGACGGAGTCAACGGAACGGAGCCGATGGGACGGAGCGACGGTCGGGCTCACCGGTTCCGGGTTCCGGGTTCCG
This window of the Streptomyces sp. NBC_01275 genome carries:
- a CDS encoding MazG-like family protein, whose amino-acid sequence is MNAQDQHPQPAPDHLWDTVDALWTWLDENQTHGGREGLLLRVLKLSEEVGEVAQAVIGATGQNPRKGASHTWDDVQAELCDVVITALVALRTLSPDAQAVFAGHLARVAERSLGPGGAARAV
- a CDS encoding DoxX family protein → MTCYDRRDLGLLLLRLGAGGVLAAHGAQKLFGWFGGHGLEGTGQFMESVGYAPGKASATAAGLAETGGGVLLALGLATPAAGAAAAGAMAGAAAVHVPNGFFAMSGGYEHAASLGLTAAGLAIAGPGRLSLDHALGHRVDRGWMVPAALGVTAAVTTIVVGLRNQRLRRREEGEQQALFDE
- a CDS encoding ABC transporter ATP-binding protein encodes the protein MYNLRGVTKRYTRGKETIEALRGVDLTIEDGDQLVIQGPTGGGKSTLLQMIGGLDRPTEGSVELDGIDLARISEAKLTRVRAEKIGIIFQSFNLIPTLTAQENVETALVPLGVKPAERRERAAEALSSVGLGDRLRHAPSELSGGQQQRVAIARALVKKPKVLLADEPTGNLDEGTRDDIMGLLEGLWHEYGLTFIMVTHDSSIARRAPRLATIKAGQITLTEQAVARSSW
- a CDS encoding ABC transporter permease; the protein is MFGIYLKRELGRRKKAALVIALGLALGIALVITVNSVSAGMTQAQDKVLQSLYGLGTDMTVTKARTAPTGNSSGGPRFEFDAKGQDDDDSTTQSSDRVTTQGGQVLKSSLVTKVADQKGVSSAVGALTLNVTKVDGSFTQGKAQSTTGSSGNSGQGGPGGGNNSGSTAAPQVQGGGASFDVNSYTVAGVDVTDQDLGPLASSKITSGVTFTSAQTNAKVAVVAKSYAKENKYKVGSTLKISGTKYKVIGIATPDSSESTTDVYLPLKQAQTLGDAKNQVTTIYVKATDSKQIDTVKATIQKNISGTTVTTSADLAETVSGSLSTASNLATSVGKWLSIAVLAAAFLVAALLTSSAVSRRVREFGTLKALGWPSRRVTRQVVGESMVNGLLGGALGIALGLAAAYAVTAISPTLTAELGSTGGGMGGGPGGGGPGQQSASNTMEIALSAPVSVTTIALAVGLAVAGGLIAGAMGGWRASRMRPADALRSVS
- a CDS encoding nuclear transport factor 2 family protein produces the protein MTIQTAKLSDPAVRAFVTAVNARDREAFLALLAPGATMADDGSDRDLDEWIEREIFSSHGHLDVDNESRDGRALVARYCNDTWGEMRTRWSFVVEDDGRISRFETGQA